The Syngnathus typhle isolate RoL2023-S1 ecotype Sweden linkage group LG1, RoL_Styp_1.0, whole genome shotgun sequence genome includes a window with the following:
- the ccdc69 gene encoding coiled-coil domain-containing protein 69: MGCGHSKKKTKKDDKGNRRKCGAKRARFERCCDSVANANAKVALEKHLEHSEWQLRILKEVLSANGASERAELLKEHADEEVCTLVLSILEKVKTETCAQLNAVHQQQRQQIAQQHQQHIHEVERAHDEVKVQLTETFHVSENLLKLEVSELKEELERYNELKRRVQESTFNKDLLRNIQAHGSPGAFWKSEQESLLFVIEMKSERLREQNSKLQHMEQLAEEKSCAEDHLVQTLQQNEDLRVRLDRSQSILQRTCREREEARASSERQRLFNETLTQEKEQLLFKLNHRDACPTLNMAATVVAPS, from the exons ATGGGCTGCGGCCACAGTAAG AAGAAAACTAAGAAAGACGACAAAGGCAACAGGCGAAAATGTGGAG CAAAGCGTGCGCGCTTCGAGCGATGCTGTGATAGTGTGGCTAACGCCAATGCTAAGGTGGCATTGGAGAAGCATCTGGAACACTCTGAGTGGCAACTGAGGATCCTGAAGGAAGTGCTCTCGGCCAATGGCGCCTCAGAGAGGGCGGAGCTTCTCAAGGAGCACGCCGACGAAGAAGTGTGCACGCTAGTGCTCTCCATACTCGAAAAG GTCAAGACGGAGACGTGTGCGCAGCTCAACGCCGTTCATCAACAACAGCGACAACAGATTGCACAGCAACACCAACAGCACATACACG AGGTTGAGCGCGCTCACGACGAGGTCAAAGTTCAACTGACGGAGACATTTCATGTCAGTGAGAACCTTTTGAAG ctggaggtgagcgagTTGAAGGAAGAGCTGGAGCGTTACAACGAGCTAAAGAGGCGTGTCCAAGAATCCACCTTCAATAAAGATCTACTCAGGAACATTCAG GCGCACGGCAGCCCAGGTGCATTCTGGAAGTCGGAGCAGGAGTCTTTGTTGTTCGTTATCGAGATGAAGAGCGAACGCCTCAGGGAACAAAACAGCAAGTTGCAACACATGGAGCAACTG GCGGAGGAGAAGTCTTGCGCTGAGGATCACTTGGTGCAAACGTTGCAGCAAAACGAAGACTTGCGAGTTCGTCTGGACAGAAGTCAAAGCATCCTGCA GCGCACGTGTCGTGAGCGTGAGGAGGCGCGCGCGTCGTCGGAGCGTCAGCGTTTGTTCAACGAGACGTTGACGCAAGAGAAAGAGCAGCTGCTCTTCAAACTCAATCATAGAGATGCCTGCCCCACCCTCAACATGGCTGCTACTGTTGTCGCACCATCCTAA
- the emx3 gene encoding empty spiracles homeobox 3, with translation MLQLGGVKKCFSIEALVGKQQQRPECVQLVRTAFEEPIRPTALRFPEALHQLPGGGPGGGVRSSYSSAGPNLGLHVFGRHPGLGVSLLYPSGAAAGPPASWILHNHHRYVHALAGDDGGAENLLLHGAFSRKPKRIRTAFSPSQLLRLERAFDKNHYVVGAERKQLASALCLTETQVKVWFQNRRTKHKRQKLEEESPEAENKRSKASQHVNRWRAATQQNPAKRIDAIGDH, from the exons ATGTTGCAGCTCGGAGGCGTCAAGAAGTGTTTCTCCATCGAAGCTCTTGTCgggaagcagcagcagcggcccgAATGCGTCCAATTGGTACGGACCGCCTTCGAGGAGCCTATTCGGCCCACCGCGCTCCGCTTTCCGGAGGCCCTGCACCAGCTCCCGGGCGGAGGGCCCGGTGGTGGTGTTCGAAGCTCGTATTCGTCTGCCGGACCCAATTTGGGACTCCACGTGTTCGGCCGACATCCTGGACTCGGCGTGAGCCTGTTGTACCCCTCTGGCGCCGCCGCGGGGCCCCCCGCCTCCTGGATCCTCCACAACCACCACAGATACGTGCACGCGCTGGCAG GTGATGACGGCGGTGCAGAGAACCTTCTGCTGCACGGCGCTTTCTCCCGGAAACCCAAACGGATCCGCACGGCGTTTTCTCCCTCACAGCTCCTGCGTTTAGAGCGAGCGTTTGACAAAAACCACTACGTCGTCGGCGCGGAGAGAAAACAGCTAGCTTCAGCTCTCTGCCTCACTGAGACACAG GTAAAGGTGTGGTTCCAGAATCGCAGAACCAAACACAAGCGTCAGAAGTTGGAGGAAGAATCCCCTGAGGCGGAAAACAAGCGCTCCAAAGCCAGCCAACACGTTAACAGATGGCGAGCTGCCACGCAGCAGAACCCCGCCAAACGCATCGACGCCATCGGCGACCACTGA
- the b4galt7 gene encoding beta-1,4-galactosyltransferase 7 isoform X2 — MFSSRRKPVLYFKEERRLVWGRCTVYKLFGLCVLLLLASLLWLQLSCSADLAATSSQRGARHPEPPPPLCRSDSHQRDESTWGPHKMALLVPFRERFDELLVFVPFMHAFLNKKKIAHQILIINQVDHYRFNRASLINVGYLESPNDTDYLAMHDVDLLPLNEALNYGFPADGPFHVASPELHPLYHYRTYVGGILMLTKKHYQMCNGMSNRFWGWGREDDEFYRRLQKAGLQLFRPSDITTGYKTFLHVHDSAWRKRDQKRVAAQKQEQFKVDPEGGLSNLRYQVESRQELTIGGAPCTVINTRLECDQDQTPWCLLT, encoded by the exons ATGTTCTCATCGAGGAGGAAACCTGTGCTGTACTTTAAGGAGGAGAGAAG GCTAGTGTGGGGCCGCTGTACAGTGTACAAGCTGTTCGGCCTTtgcgtgctgctgctgcttgcgtctctgctgtggctgcagctcAGCTGTTCAGCGGACTTGGCCGCCACCTCGTCGCAGCGGGGCGCACGCCACCCGGAGCCGCCGCCCCCTTTGTGCCGGTCCGATAGCCACCAGCGAGATGAGTCGACGTGGGGTCCTCACAAGATGGCGCTATTGGTGCCCTTCCGCGAGCGCTTCGATGAGCTGCTAGTTTTTGTGCCCTTCATGCACGCCTTCCTCAACAAGAAGAAGATTGCACACCAAATCCTCATCATCAACCAGGTAGACCACTACAG ATTCAACCGGGCTTCGCTGATCAACGTGGGCTACCTGGAGAGCCCCAACGACACGGACTACCTGGCCATGCACGATGTGGACCTGTTGCCTCTTAACGAGGCGCTGAACTATGGCTTCCCCGCTGACGGGCCCTTCCACGTGGCATCTCCAGAGCTTCACCCCCTCTACCATTACAGGACCTACGTGGGTGGCATCCTGATGCTCACCAAGAAGCATTACCAAATG TGTAACGGGATGTCCAATCGTTTCTGGGGTTGGGGCCGTGAGGACGACGAGTTTTACAGACGTCTGCAAAAGGCAGGCTTGCAG CTGTTCCGGCCGAGCGACATCACCACAGGATACAAAACCTTCCTGCACGTGCATGACTCGGCCTGGCGCAAACGGGACCAGAAGCGAGTAGCGGCTCAGAAGCAG GAGCAGTTCAAAGTGGATCCTGAAGGGGGCCTCAGCAACCTGCGCTACCAAGTGGAATCCCGCCAGGAACTGACTATAGGAGGCGCTCCCTGCACAGTTATCAATACCAGGCTGGAGTGCGACCAAGACCAGACCCCCTGGTGCCTGCTCACGTAG
- the b4galt7 gene encoding beta-1,4-galactosyltransferase 7 isoform X1 encodes MFSSRRKPVLYFKEERRNDSAKFTDRKDKELVWGRCTVYKLFGLCVLLLLASLLWLQLSCSADLAATSSQRGARHPEPPPPLCRSDSHQRDESTWGPHKMALLVPFRERFDELLVFVPFMHAFLNKKKIAHQILIINQVDHYRFNRASLINVGYLESPNDTDYLAMHDVDLLPLNEALNYGFPADGPFHVASPELHPLYHYRTYVGGILMLTKKHYQMCNGMSNRFWGWGREDDEFYRRLQKAGLQLFRPSDITTGYKTFLHVHDSAWRKRDQKRVAAQKQEQFKVDPEGGLSNLRYQVESRQELTIGGAPCTVINTRLECDQDQTPWCLLT; translated from the exons ATGTTCTCATCGAGGAGGAAACCTGTGCTGTACTTTAAGGAGGAGAGAAG AAACGACAGTGCCAAATTTACAGACCGGAAAGACAAGGA GCTAGTGTGGGGCCGCTGTACAGTGTACAAGCTGTTCGGCCTTtgcgtgctgctgctgcttgcgtctctgctgtggctgcagctcAGCTGTTCAGCGGACTTGGCCGCCACCTCGTCGCAGCGGGGCGCACGCCACCCGGAGCCGCCGCCCCCTTTGTGCCGGTCCGATAGCCACCAGCGAGATGAGTCGACGTGGGGTCCTCACAAGATGGCGCTATTGGTGCCCTTCCGCGAGCGCTTCGATGAGCTGCTAGTTTTTGTGCCCTTCATGCACGCCTTCCTCAACAAGAAGAAGATTGCACACCAAATCCTCATCATCAACCAGGTAGACCACTACAG ATTCAACCGGGCTTCGCTGATCAACGTGGGCTACCTGGAGAGCCCCAACGACACGGACTACCTGGCCATGCACGATGTGGACCTGTTGCCTCTTAACGAGGCGCTGAACTATGGCTTCCCCGCTGACGGGCCCTTCCACGTGGCATCTCCAGAGCTTCACCCCCTCTACCATTACAGGACCTACGTGGGTGGCATCCTGATGCTCACCAAGAAGCATTACCAAATG TGTAACGGGATGTCCAATCGTTTCTGGGGTTGGGGCCGTGAGGACGACGAGTTTTACAGACGTCTGCAAAAGGCAGGCTTGCAG CTGTTCCGGCCGAGCGACATCACCACAGGATACAAAACCTTCCTGCACGTGCATGACTCGGCCTGGCGCAAACGGGACCAGAAGCGAGTAGCGGCTCAGAAGCAG GAGCAGTTCAAAGTGGATCCTGAAGGGGGCCTCAGCAACCTGCGCTACCAAGTGGAATCCCGCCAGGAACTGACTATAGGAGGCGCTCCCTGCACAGTTATCAATACCAGGCTGGAGTGCGACCAAGACCAGACCCCCTGGTGCCTGCTCACGTAG
- the tmed9 gene encoding transmembrane emp24 domain-containing protein 9 has translation MAPVSPRSTLLTFFILNIFYGFITALYFHIGETEKKCFIEEIPDETMIIGNYRTQLYDKHKEEYLPATQGLGMFVEVKDPDEKVIMSRQYGSEGRFTFTSHTPGEHQICLHSNSSKFSLFAGGMLRVHLDIQVGEHANNYAEIAAKDKLSELQLRVRQLVEQVDQIQKEQNYQRFREERFRQTSDSTNQRVLWWSIVQTLILVAIGIWQMRHLKSFFEAKKLV, from the exons ATGGCGCCCGTCAGTCCGCGCTCGACTCTGTTGACGTTTTTCATTCTCAATATTTTTTACGGCTTCATCACCGCCTTGTACTTCCACATCGGAGAAACGGAGAAGAAATGTTTCATAGAAGAAATACCAGATGAGACGATGATTATCG GCAACTATAGGACTCAGCTGTACGACAAACACAAAGAAGAATATCTGCCAGCCACTCAGGGTCTGGGCATGTTTGTGGAGGTCAAAGACCCCGATGAGAAG gTGATAATGTCTCGACAATACGGCTCCGAGGGAAGGTTCACCTTCACATCTCACACGCCCGGAGAACATCAGATCTGCCTGCACTCCAACTCATCTAAGTTCTCCCTCTTCGCCGGAGGCATGCTG AGAGTCCACCTGGACATCCAGGTGGGCGAGCACGCCAACAACTACGCCGAAATCGCCGCCAAAGACAAACTATCAGAACTGCAGCTGCGGGTCAGGCAGCTGGTAGAGCAGGTGGACCAGATCCAAAAGGAGCAGAACTACCAGAGG TTCCGGGAGGAGCGCTTCCGCCAGACCAGCGACAGCACCAACCAACGCGTCCTGTGGTGGTCTATTGTGCAGACCCTGATTCTGGTAGCCATCGGCATCTGGCAGATGAGACACCTCAAGAGCTTCTTCGAGGCCAAGAAGCTGGTGTAA
- the tmem216 gene encoding transmembrane protein 216, with protein sequence MAPGNQPILSSTALQVLLYLNCWYFAAFFLADVLMFIYKGLLLPYPTSNLILDVVLLVLFLGLEILRIFYGWKGNLCEHAVTTAVSLFLLLPCITLSVYFLLLQTFVLRLEFLLGLVLLCFYGLQFLLSVLALSSFARSKVY encoded by the exons ATGGCGCCCG GTAACCAACCAATT TTGTCATCGACTGCCCTGCAGGTGCTTCTGTACCTCAACTGCTGGTACTTTGCTGCTTTCTTCCTGGCAGATGTGCTCATGTTCATCTATAAAG GTCTCTTGCTACCCTATCCGACAAGTAATCTGATCCTGGATGTGGTGTTGCTGGTTCTCTTCCTGGGTTTAGAGATTCTGCGGATCTTCTATG GATGGAAGGGCAACCTGTGCGAACACGCGGTGACAACGGCCGTGTCTCTGTTCCTGCTTTTGCCGTGCATCACGCTGTCCGTCTACTTCCTGCTGCTGCAAACCTTTGTGCTACGTCTGGAGTTCCTTCTAGGCTTGGTGCTGCTCTGCTTCTATGGCCTCCAGTTCCTGCTAAGTGTGCTGGCCTTGTCGTCATTTGCAAG ATCCAAAGTTTACTGA